A window of Halovivax gelatinilyticus genomic DNA:
AGCACGCCGATTCCACGCGATGATCTGGTTATTGCCGCATTGGAGAGTAGCGAACAGGGACGCGGGAAACGACTGGTTGCGGAGCTATTGACAGAACCGGATATCTCCTACCAGCGGAACAGGGGGTATCGAATTCGGAATAGCCCGGATGCACAAGCCTACGCGGCGTTTCGACTCCGCGAGAGTTGTGGGTACTCGACGTTACAGATAGAGAGTACCCTCTCTCGATTCAAGCAGGCCGGCGGATTCGATGTCTACGACAGAGAGACCGTTTTTCCGGCGAGCACCAACTGGTAACGTGCCCGTCGGCTTGTGGCCCTTCTCACCGATTCTTGAACGCCGCTACTCCACGATGTCGATCCCCGGCCGACCGGGTTCGGCGTTTTTCACCGTCGCTTCCTCGGCTTCGTCGGCTTCGAGCACCGTAACGGCCGCGTCGAACTCGCGTTCGATCAGCCAGGCGGCCGAATCCAGCGCTTCGCGTTCCTCGTCGGCCGGAAGCGTCTCCCGGAGCGCCTCGCGCTCGGCCTGGAGGTCCTGGCCGTAACTCGCGGCAGCGTCGCCCTGCTCGCGGATGTGGTCGTGGCCCATCAGCTCGCCGATCAGGTTGGGGGCGTCCGACTCGATCGCGATCTCCAGCGCGTCGTACTTCCAGGCGGGCGCGACGACGACGTCGATCCGCTCTGGATCGTCGATGCCCGCCACGTCGATGATGTCGCGGATGTCTCGGCGGGTGTGCTCGACCAGCCGTCGTCGCCCCTCCACGCGTTCGCGGTCGACCGTCGCCGTGGGCCAGTCGGCCTCGACGACGAAGCCGTCGCCGTCCAGCGCGTCCCACAGCTCCTCACTGAGGTGGGGCGCCACGGGCGCGAGCAGCCGAACGACCACAGAGAGGCCACGTTCGAACGTCGCCGGGTCGGGATCGGTGTGGTCGGCGTACTGGCGCAACGTCCGGACCAGATCCTGCGTCTCGCGCAGCGCGCGGTTGTACCGCAGCGCCTCGTACTCCTCGCCGGCGATGGCGACGGCGGCGTCGATCTCGCCGTCGACGTAGGCCGCGACCGAGTCTGCCTCACCGGTCGGCGGCTCCGTCGCGTAGTCGTCGACGAGCGTCTGCAACCGCGTCAGGAAGGCGTACGTCGAGCGGACGCCCTCTTCGCTCCAGTCGAAGGCGGTGTCGGGCTGGGCGGCCTGCATCATGAACAGGCGGGCGGTGTCGGCGCCGTACTCGTCGACGATGCGCTGGGGCGAGACGACGTTGCCCTTCGACTTCGACATCTTCGTACCCTCCAGCTGGACCATGCCGTGAGCCAGCAGGTTCTCGAACGGCTCGCGGAACTCGAGGCCCTCGTGGTCGGCGAGCACCTTCGTGAAGAACCGCGAGTACAGCAGGTGCATCACGGCGTGTTCGATGCCGCCGACGTACTGGTCGACCGGCAGCCAGTCGTTGGCTCGGTCGACGTCGAACGGGGCGTCGTCCAGGTCGGGCGAGACGTACCGCAGGAAGTACCACGAGGAGTCGACGAAGGTGTCCATCGTGTCCGTCTCGCGGACGGCGTCGTCGCCACAGTCGGGGCAGTGCGTCTCCTTCCACGCGTCGGCCGCGTCCAGCGGATTCCCGGTCGTGTTGATGAACTCGGGCAGTTCGACCGGAAGGTCTTCTGCGGGAACCGTGACGGGACCACACGAGTCGCAGTGGACCACCGGAATCGGCGTTCCCCAGTAGCGCTGTCTGGAGATGCCCCAGTCGCGAAGCTGGTACTGCGTGGCCGATTCGGCGCTCTCGATGTCTTCGGTCAACCGTTCGCGGGCCGTTTCGCTGTCGAGGCCGTCGTACTCGCCCGAGTTGACCAGCACGCCGTCGTCGGTGAACGCCGTCTCGGAGATGTCCGGGACGGTCGGTTCCCCGCTGTCAGCCGAAT
This region includes:
- the leuS gene encoding leucine--tRNA ligase, whose amino-acid sequence is MSDEGYDHASVERRWQDAWNEAAVYRTPDDVDDPTYVLGMYPYPSGELHMGHVRNYTITDAYARYRRMCGDDVLHPMGWDAFGLPAENAAKERDTNPRDWTLDCIDRMREQMESIGLGFDWEREVTTCVPEYYRWNQWLFTRFVEEGLVERREAEVNWCPECETVLADEQVEGDDELCWRCDTPVTQRELDQWFLKITEYADELLEAIDDLEGWPNSVRQMQRNWIGRQHGTELEFRVSDHGPVRAFTTRVDTIYGATFFALAPDHPISEQLAETDADVRHFVEHEADPEGDEPNGVATDLTATNPATGEEIPVFVADFVLSDVGTGALMGVPGHDDRDHAFGKKKGVDIAPVIAPDSGDADGDDSADSGEPTVPDISETAFTDDGVLVNSGEYDGLDSETARERLTEDIESAESATQYQLRDWGISRQRYWGTPIPVVHCDSCGPVTVPAEDLPVELPEFINTTGNPLDAADAWKETHCPDCGDDAVRETDTMDTFVDSSWYFLRYVSPDLDDAPFDVDRANDWLPVDQYVGGIEHAVMHLLYSRFFTKVLADHEGLEFREPFENLLAHGMVQLEGTKMSKSKGNVVSPQRIVDEYGADTARLFMMQAAQPDTAFDWSEEGVRSTYAFLTRLQTLVDDYATEPPTGEADSVAAYVDGEIDAAVAIAGEEYEALRYNRALRETQDLVRTLRQYADHTDPDPATFERGLSVVVRLLAPVAPHLSEELWDALDGDGFVVEADWPTATVDRERVEGRRRLVEHTRRDIRDIIDVAGIDDPERIDVVVAPAWKYDALEIAIESDAPNLIGELMGHDHIREQGDAAASYGQDLQAEREALRETLPADEEREALDSAAWLIEREFDAAVTVLEADEAEEATVKNAEPGRPGIDIVE